Proteins encoded together in one Desulfovibrio sp. UCD-KL4C window:
- a CDS encoding pentapeptide repeat-containing protein: MACCIGAKHDHWCKVHDIVYIDKEGNEYCVFHAPSDHKYRHKNGPKVTAEQFNHLVFSIANSYADRSQQQNEYIECNLSGTIFPYDINFSLCNTDKILESLNFNDCLFKGIASFNGCRLNGCSSFNRTTFKGKALFDAATFNGECNFKCTFELDSYFKNCTFTQSACFEQTQFIKGAFFNNAMFFATTSFLGVEFHDVAKFKESKLCARITFNGSKFHSAAVFNQTVCNDDLASFQMPISFSNVDFLGVAYFEECDFKGPIDFHNVKFKGYTSFQSSFFKQEATFEKTIFYAEVNFSQIQYDKRITVFNAESIFRKTVFKDTVDISNVDFDCNVKFEEVDINGPLQCFNSKFKKAEFTKINFNDRVHFSGSKFNEALFFCVFFEKQAYFNDMTLFYTSLKIDNCSFKMAANFNHAAFITPGDLTIKDTTFDSWAYFRNVTFGRKISFEDTICEKTILIEGDDVDLSGMEFTNINIESFKFIGCHWGKNKYGPIYDELNDTSPAKLEEIYRRLKRLAVNNSDQIQASSWHYREKKCLLKTSFNNLREEPSNWFKLIYLGLYYLFSGFGEKPLRAFIWLLIFIVTPFFIPPESLNSYDPIWLKNSINYLPIIKTSSELPSLATLVQGFWRLFITIQAALFAFALRNKLRR; this comes from the coding sequence ATGGCTTGTTGTATTGGGGCTAAGCATGATCATTGGTGTAAGGTGCATGATATTGTATATATAGATAAAGAGGGAAATGAGTATTGTGTTTTTCATGCCCCATCTGATCATAAGTATAGACATAAAAACGGCCCCAAAGTAACTGCTGAGCAATTTAATCATCTAGTTTTTTCCATAGCAAATTCGTATGCAGATAGAAGTCAGCAACAGAATGAATATATTGAATGCAACCTTTCTGGGACCATTTTTCCGTATGACATTAATTTTTCACTATGTAACACCGACAAAATATTGGAGTCTTTAAATTTTAACGATTGCCTTTTTAAGGGAATAGCATCTTTCAATGGGTGTAGATTAAATGGTTGCTCATCTTTTAATAGGACAACATTTAAAGGGAAGGCGCTTTTTGACGCGGCTACATTTAATGGTGAATGTAATTTTAAATGCACATTTGAATTGGATAGCTATTTTAAGAATTGTACTTTTACGCAGAGTGCTTGTTTTGAGCAGACGCAATTTATTAAAGGGGCATTCTTTAATAATGCTATGTTTTTTGCAACCACCTCGTTTTTAGGTGTTGAATTTCATGATGTAGCTAAATTTAAAGAGTCTAAGTTATGTGCACGTATAACTTTTAATGGGAGTAAATTCCATTCAGCTGCGGTATTTAATCAAACGGTTTGTAATGATGACTTAGCAAGCTTTCAAATGCCTATCAGTTTTTCAAATGTTGATTTTTTAGGAGTTGCATACTTTGAAGAGTGTGACTTTAAGGGGCCTATCGATTTCCATAATGTTAAATTTAAAGGTTACACTTCATTTCAAAGTTCATTTTTTAAACAAGAAGCAACATTTGAAAAAACTATTTTTTATGCTGAAGTGAACTTTTCTCAAATTCAATATGACAAAAGAATAACAGTTTTTAATGCAGAAAGCATATTTAGAAAGACTGTATTCAAAGATACAGTCGATATTTCTAATGTTGATTTTGATTGTAATGTTAAATTTGAAGAAGTTGATATAAATGGGCCTTTACAATGTTTTAATTCTAAATTTAAAAAAGCTGAATTTACGAAAATAAATTTTAACGACCGTGTTCATTTTTCTGGGTCCAAGTTTAATGAAGCGTTGTTTTTTTGTGTTTTTTTTGAAAAACAAGCATATTTCAACGATATGACGCTGTTTTATACAAGTTTGAAAATTGATAATTGCTCTTTTAAAATGGCAGCAAATTTTAATCATGCGGCTTTTATAACCCCTGGCGACTTGACCATAAAAGACACCACATTCGACAGTTGGGCTTATTTCAGAAATGTTACTTTTGGTCGTAAAATATCCTTTGAAGATACAATTTGCGAAAAAACTATATTAATTGAAGGTGATGATGTTGACCTTTCAGGAATGGAGTTTACTAACATTAATATTGAATCTTTTAAATTTATCGGATGCCATTGGGGAAAAAATAAATATGGCCCAATATATGATGAACTAAATGACACAAGCCCTGCTAAACTCGAAGAAATATACCGAAGGCTCAAACGATTGGCCGTTAACAATTCAGATCAGATCCAAGCCTCATCGTGGCATTACAGGGAAAAAAAGTGTTTACTTAAAACATCCTTTAACAACTTAAGAGAGGAACCAAGCAATTGGTTTAAGTTAATTTATCTAGGGCTTTATTACCTATTCAGTGGCTTTGGAGAAAAACCTCTTCGGGCTTTTATTTGGTTACTCATTTTTATCGTTACTCCTTTTTTTATTCCTCCCGAATCCTTGAATAGCTATGATCCTATTTGGCTAAAAAATTCCATAAACTACTTACCAATTATAAAAACAAGTTCAGAGCTTCCAAGTTTGGCTACTCTGGTTCAGGGCTTCTGGCGTTTATTCATAACCATCCAAGCAGCCCTCTTCGCCTTCGCCCTCCGCAACAAACTACGAAGATAG
- a CDS encoding helix-turn-helix domain-containing protein: MNSTLCRTLRKMLADGFEQYNGVIEQDVYKRLGCSNPARAYWVCNWPILHCLGCNERCTPKSIEGFQIVLPTVKSEKKYDLSPYEMVSRKHLLRADEAAFCLNVKPRTVYKMAEEGKLNRHIELPFRVTAESVREQMEKVEIG; this comes from the coding sequence ATGAACAGCACGCTTTGCCGCACACTTAGAAAAATGCTGGCTGATGGATTTGAGCAGTACAACGGAGTTATTGAGCAAGATGTTTATAAACGCCTCGGGTGCTCCAATCCTGCTCGTGCTTACTGGGTTTGCAACTGGCCTATTCTGCATTGTTTGGGTTGCAATGAGCGTTGCACGCCTAAAAGTATTGAGGGGTTTCAGATTGTATTACCCACCGTAAAATCAGAAAAGAAGTATGATTTATCGCCTTATGAAATGGTGAGTCGCAAGCACCTGTTAAGAGCTGATGAGGCGGCTTTTTGTCTGAATGTTAAGCCTAGAACTGTATATAAGATGGCGGAAGAAGGTAAACTGAACAGGCACATTGAATTGCCGTTTCGGGTTACTGCGGAGAGTGTTAGGGAGCAGATGGAAAAGGTTGAGATAGGGTAA
- a CDS encoding phage protein GemA/Gp16 family protein: MTYDRKKQLIQKAAIARKQIGIDDDAYRTLLAVRYGVNSSKLLNIAQLADLLNLYIEKYGWKPTPSKTAKPTPTQQKGKGYQGEFIKLDVRDPLGPQKRYALALAKMLGWKLSGLDTRCKTQFGVERLQWIKKQGHMQVLINDMVTRCQKRGIDPTPQS; the protein is encoded by the coding sequence ATGACATACGACCGCAAAAAACAACTTATTCAGAAAGCGGCAATAGCTCGCAAGCAGATTGGTATAGACGATGATGCTTACCGAACTTTACTTGCCGTCCGGTACGGTGTGAACAGCTCTAAGCTATTGAACATTGCCCAGCTTGCAGACCTGCTCAATCTCTATATCGAAAAATACGGTTGGAAGCCTACACCCTCCAAGACGGCCAAGCCCACGCCGACACAGCAAAAGGGCAAAGGTTATCAGGGTGAGTTTATCAAGCTGGATGTTCGTGATCCGCTAGGGCCACAAAAGCGGTATGCGCTGGCTCTGGCTAAAATGCTCGGCTGGAAACTGTCCGGCCTTGATACTCGTTGCAAAACTCAGTTCGGGGTCGAACGGCTCCAGTGGATCAAAAAGCAAGGCCATATGCAGGTGCTCATTAACGACATGGTTACCCGCTGCCAGAAGCGCGGCATTGATCCGACTCCGCAGTCTTAA
- a CDS encoding DUF3164 family protein, whose amino-acid sequence MEEITVPEGYMEDSMGRLVRIEHVSEYDKLKDETVNTILERAFQVQQEIKDFKTETMGDFYALMEMAFEKYDAKVGGKKGNAQITSYDGKKKVAIAVNESVTFDERLQVAKSLIDECLIDWTKDGRTEVKTIVNAAFDVDKEGNISTYKVMSLLKLEINDDRWQRAMKAVKDSLSVLCSKKYIRFYHRTGIESKWQAIPLDIAAV is encoded by the coding sequence ATGGAAGAAATAACAGTACCAGAAGGATACATGGAAGACAGTATGGGCCGTCTTGTGCGTATTGAACATGTATCTGAATACGACAAATTGAAAGATGAAACGGTGAATACCATTTTGGAACGAGCGTTTCAGGTACAGCAGGAAATCAAAGATTTTAAGACGGAAACAATGGGAGACTTTTATGCTCTCATGGAAATGGCCTTTGAGAAGTATGACGCAAAAGTCGGTGGCAAGAAAGGTAATGCTCAAATCACTTCGTATGATGGCAAAAAGAAAGTTGCAATTGCCGTAAACGAATCAGTCACTTTTGACGAGCGGTTGCAGGTTGCAAAGTCACTCATTGACGAGTGTTTAATCGACTGGACAAAGGATGGCAGGACAGAAGTTAAGACCATTGTTAATGCCGCCTTTGATGTCGATAAAGAGGGTAACATAAGTACATATAAAGTCATGTCTCTACTCAAGCTTGAGATTAATGATGACCGTTGGCAACGGGCCATGAAGGCCGTCAAAGATTCCTTAAGCGTGTTGTGTAGCAAAAAGTACATCCGCTTCTACCATCGCACAGGAATTGAAAGTAAATGGCAAGCTATCCCGCTTGATATAGCGGCGGTTTAG
- a CDS encoding helix-turn-helix domain-containing protein: protein MEKTKISLLRSAAQVLGKDGDIFYNHLLYKALGAESDKEKARVRRQANQLVETGEFSRVARGKYKYHPEKAPKRDGKLTNQMWRAIRSSQPGWTMAEIAQISGASLSHVVKYCRYLEEDGYIRRHGRNGNSALYRSTLKSSEQRNTPYPPSLLTDPHEEERGCVSELVKLFLLKDLYAPATQNKIIKNCRTILDRFETNQEEA, encoded by the coding sequence ATGGAAAAGACGAAAATTTCACTGCTACGCTCTGCCGCTCAGGTGTTGGGTAAAGATGGAGATATCTTTTACAATCACCTCTTATACAAAGCTCTAGGAGCTGAATCAGATAAGGAAAAAGCCCGTGTACGCCGCCAAGCTAACCAGCTTGTAGAAACGGGTGAATTCTCCAGAGTTGCAAGGGGTAAATATAAGTACCACCCCGAAAAAGCACCAAAACGAGATGGCAAACTTACAAATCAAATGTGGCGAGCGATCAGGTCATCACAGCCGGGCTGGACCATGGCTGAAATTGCTCAAATCTCAGGCGCAAGCTTGTCACATGTAGTGAAATACTGCCGCTACCTCGAAGAAGACGGATATATCAGAAGGCATGGTCGTAACGGAAATTCAGCCCTCTACAGATCGACACTCAAATCATCTGAACAGCGGAACACTCCATACCCGCCCAGCCTCTTAACCGATCCACATGAAGAGGAACGCGGGTGCGTATCAGAGCTAGTGAAACTGTTCTTGCTGAAAGATCTATACGCACCAGCAACTCAAAACAAAATAATCAAAAACTGCCGGACCATTTTGGATCGGTTTGAAACCAACCAGGAGGAAGCATGA
- a CDS encoding AAA family ATPase: MKNVFIETSNVSTFRSAIRTVEDTEKGQPGLVVASGRAGRGKTMATQNYHALHGGIYLRAWEGWTQTAFLQALCFEVCGLRPRSANSCKRKVMETIDREPQTIFIDEADRLNIGRIEDLRDIHDETGAPIVIVGEEEILGLLGERRRIWSRVTQQVEFGPVVDEDVALFGLDAADLDIDAVACRQIVQKADGDFRLVRNIIQALEQVATARETQTVTSAMVGDVLKQRKWGHK, from the coding sequence ATGAAAAATGTATTTATTGAAACATCCAATGTATCAACCTTCCGCTCTGCAATACGCACGGTTGAAGATACTGAAAAAGGTCAACCAGGTCTGGTCGTAGCTTCTGGCCGTGCAGGACGTGGAAAAACCATGGCAACGCAGAACTATCATGCCCTTCATGGTGGTATTTATCTCCGCGCATGGGAGGGGTGGACACAAACCGCATTTCTGCAAGCACTATGCTTTGAAGTTTGCGGCCTGCGTCCCCGCTCTGCCAATTCTTGCAAAAGAAAAGTTATGGAAACCATAGACCGTGAACCTCAGACTATTTTCATAGATGAAGCTGACCGTCTTAATATCGGTCGCATTGAAGATCTCCGAGACATTCACGATGAAACAGGCGCACCGATTGTAATTGTCGGTGAGGAAGAGATTCTTGGCTTACTGGGTGAACGCCGCCGCATTTGGTCACGAGTCACCCAGCAAGTTGAATTCGGCCCTGTAGTTGATGAAGACGTTGCCCTATTCGGTCTTGATGCCGCAGATCTGGATATTGACGCTGTAGCTTGCCGCCAGATCGTACAGAAAGCAGATGGTGACTTTCGGCTTGTCCGCAACATCATCCAAGCTCTTGAACAAGTTGCAACAGCCCGAGAAACACAAACAGTCACATCAGCAATGGTCGGTGATGTCCTTAAGCAGCGCAAATGGGGACACAAGTAA
- a CDS encoding Mu transposase C-terminal domain-containing protein: protein MNKFYSITEIAQSQEITPRAVLKRAKREGWPSRARSAKGGGKEYAFDSLPDSVKTAILRHEATNTSNVSSIPTTGPTLADLNDNKRTKALAKADLLQLYTDWLSQAKRGSKAEARTDFILAYKGGAWPRLLKTLGSKISWQTIERWKVQLRNNKTVVVLADQRGEHNSQRSVMSDKHMDILLRVVLSPNNPTISSAMRTAKAIMQASGVTDLPCDKTMRRKLESWKETNFGDWVYTREGKKAWNDKAAFFIERDYSLIEVGDIMIADGHVLNFETLNPWTGKGQRMELVMWYDMASNCPLGWEIMPTEDTQSIAASFRRACLTLGKFPKIAYLDNGRAFRSQYFNGVDFRQTGVGGLFKELGINTIFAWPYHGQSKTIERFFGTLHDLEQWVPSYVGNCIDSKPPRLNRGEAMHRKAYEAVGGRPLTMEETHVAVARWIDEYINRPQRGHLKGKCPAELMLAGRGPGIDERELRHLMMVKKVRKITREGIRLFGERYYAPELYSRTHEVQVRYDMHDLSRIYVYRDGEYLCTASKTAKIHPAANLLGEESHQNEFKRQVTYRKQQEKDASSITKGVLESAMHDQAQRMKELEVKKETSNTGTEIKPLTQAKVTSIEAVKAKALEAQKNAPAYTPPAEKSDILSELEKYEYLHAIAFRDGVVLRDPDAEWMETFEATDEFQELHTGRFAQLKKLYERRQAVN from the coding sequence ATGAACAAATTCTACTCTATTACCGAAATAGCACAAAGCCAAGAGATAACTCCGCGAGCTGTGCTTAAGCGAGCCAAGCGCGAGGGTTGGCCCTCTCGTGCCCGCTCTGCCAAAGGCGGTGGTAAAGAGTATGCTTTTGATAGCCTCCCTGATTCAGTTAAAACCGCAATTCTGCGGCACGAAGCTACTAACACCAGTAATGTTTCTTCAATCCCCACCACGGGGCCAACCCTTGCTGATCTAAATGACAACAAACGCACCAAAGCTCTAGCCAAGGCAGATCTTCTCCAGCTGTATACAGATTGGTTATCCCAGGCCAAACGTGGATCAAAAGCCGAAGCCAGAACTGATTTTATACTTGCATATAAGGGTGGTGCATGGCCCCGACTATTAAAGACTTTAGGATCAAAAATTTCTTGGCAGACGATTGAACGTTGGAAGGTTCAGCTCCGTAATAATAAAACAGTCGTCGTGCTGGCAGATCAGCGCGGAGAACATAACAGCCAGCGATCTGTCATGAGCGATAAGCACATGGACATTTTACTGAGAGTTGTTCTTTCTCCTAACAACCCCACCATATCAAGCGCGATGCGTACAGCAAAAGCCATTATGCAAGCCTCAGGCGTGACAGACCTTCCTTGCGACAAAACAATGCGCCGCAAGCTGGAGTCATGGAAAGAAACAAATTTCGGTGACTGGGTGTACACCAGAGAAGGCAAGAAAGCATGGAACGACAAGGCCGCATTTTTCATTGAACGCGATTACAGTTTAATTGAAGTCGGCGACATTATGATAGCTGACGGCCACGTTCTGAACTTTGAAACTCTGAATCCGTGGACTGGCAAAGGCCAGCGTATGGAACTGGTCATGTGGTATGACATGGCCAGCAATTGCCCGTTAGGCTGGGAGATTATGCCCACAGAAGACACACAATCAATTGCCGCCTCTTTCCGCCGTGCCTGTTTAACTCTCGGCAAGTTCCCCAAAATCGCATACCTCGACAATGGCCGCGCATTCAGGAGCCAATACTTCAACGGCGTTGATTTCCGTCAAACCGGAGTCGGAGGCCTATTTAAAGAACTAGGAATCAACACAATTTTCGCATGGCCATATCACGGCCAGAGTAAGACCATTGAACGGTTCTTCGGGACTCTTCACGATCTTGAGCAGTGGGTTCCTTCATACGTTGGTAACTGCATTGATTCCAAACCCCCGCGCCTGAATCGCGGCGAAGCCATGCACCGTAAAGCATATGAAGCCGTAGGCGGACGTCCCCTGACAATGGAAGAAACACACGTAGCCGTTGCGCGCTGGATTGATGAATATATCAACCGCCCACAGCGTGGACACCTTAAGGGCAAATGCCCAGCCGAACTGATGCTTGCAGGGCGTGGCCCCGGTATTGATGAACGGGAATTGCGTCACCTGATGATGGTTAAAAAAGTCCGTAAAATCACACGTGAAGGTATTCGGCTTTTTGGAGAACGTTACTACGCACCGGAACTCTACAGCCGCACTCACGAGGTTCAAGTCAGATACGACATGCACGATCTTAGCCGTATCTATGTCTATCGTGACGGTGAATATCTTTGCACCGCATCTAAAACAGCAAAAATTCATCCAGCCGCTAATCTTTTAGGTGAAGAATCCCACCAGAACGAATTTAAGAGACAAGTCACCTATAGGAAACAACAAGAAAAAGATGCATCCAGCATCACAAAAGGTGTGCTTGAATCCGCAATGCATGATCAGGCGCAGCGCATGAAAGAGCTGGAAGTTAAAAAAGAAACTTCCAACACTGGCACCGAGATTAAGCCGCTTACACAAGCCAAAGTTACTTCCATTGAAGCCGTAAAAGCCAAGGCTCTTGAAGCCCAAAAGAACGCTCCGGCCTATACGCCTCCGGCTGAGAAATCAGATATTTTAAGTGAACTAGAGAAGTACGAATACCTTCATGCAATTGCATTCCGTGACGGGGTTGTGCTTCGTGATCCTGATGCCGAGTGGATGGAAACTTTCGAAGCTACAGACGAATTTCAAGAATTACACACGGGCCGTTTTGCTCAGTTGAAAAAACTGTACGAACGCCGTCAGGCAGTAAATTAA
- a CDS encoding helix-turn-helix transcriptional regulator, whose amino-acid sequence MKKKFPEGSNSGSNLKKITANSEELETLGDRIRFIWILSGLKREALAEKLNVTSATLTNYVGNKRLPNSDFLIRICSEFEVSPAWLLLFKEPMFLAYNPDYPELSPPPENPESDTKNEGLEEELLSERGLSRELLIENRELLKENGDLRVELERMKARSASDQDKPNEAHRNVG is encoded by the coding sequence ATGAAAAAAAAATTTCCTGAGGGTTCCAACTCTGGTTCTAACTTGAAAAAGATAACTGCGAACTCAGAAGAACTCGAAACTCTGGGGGATAGAATCCGGTTTATATGGATTTTATCTGGGTTAAAGCGAGAAGCTTTGGCAGAAAAATTAAATGTGACTAGCGCAACGTTAACTAACTACGTAGGAAACAAACGTTTACCTAATAGTGATTTTTTAATCCGTATTTGCTCTGAATTTGAGGTAAGCCCAGCATGGCTTCTATTGTTTAAAGAGCCTATGTTTTTAGCGTATAACCCTGACTATCCAGAATTATCTCCACCACCTGAGAATCCCGAAAGCGATACAAAGAATGAAGGGCTAGAAGAAGAGCTTTTGAGCGAAAGAGGATTAAGCCGAGAGTTACTGATTGAAAACCGCGAACTTTTAAAAGAAAATGGCGACTTGCGAGTAGAACTGGAACGAATGAAGGCAAGGTCCGCCTCGGACCAAGATAAGCCCAATGAAGCCCATCGAAATGTTGGATAA
- a CDS encoding MobC family plasmid mobilization relaxosome protein translates to MSAKRSEWINLRVTPEEKKNVASKAEARGMSTCDFVRQKLGKPRVRKTRREREKLLHIARIGNNLNQLARWANTYKSNADSILILAELAAVEKELKCI, encoded by the coding sequence ATGAGCGCGAAACGAAGTGAGTGGATTAATCTCAGAGTCACGCCGGAAGAAAAAAAGAACGTAGCATCTAAAGCTGAAGCAAGAGGAATGAGCACTTGCGATTTTGTGCGCCAGAAATTGGGAAAGCCGCGTGTTCGTAAAACCAGACGTGAAAGGGAGAAGCTGCTTCATATTGCTCGTATCGGAAACAATCTTAACCAGCTTGCTCGCTGGGCAAATACTTATAAAAGCAATGCAGATTCAATTTTGATTCTCGCTGAACTTGCAGCAGTCGAAAAGGAATTGAAATGTATATGA
- a CDS encoding relaxase/mobilization nuclease domain-containing protein, whose translation MYMKVFPYGKGNGTEAINYVLDPKRDGREESPPEVLRGDPEIVQRVIGSTDRVWKYTSGVLSWSPEDEISPRTEKEVMDDFERVAFAGMEPDQYSILWVRHSHAGHPELHFIIPRTELRQDKGMNPCPPNWQKQYDVWRDLWNERKEWAKPDDLKRSRLTQPGKDMHSPKGKQLNDFRKTVTDYLVQGITDGLLRDRNDLVKALEEVGYAVPRQGKKYITLELPKDKKRARLKGGIYESSWRSDREIKREDGLTVSGGRASRQERIGRLERELAEICRKRTEYHHQRYGHPSSEAKEKAIQNLSVSLEAKHFGKHYIRSASNRNLSLHNRILRFANSRPQRGVESTHGQGFKFEETRKPAQELGNHNAPAEQSKISGLPKGNESGNSKNIKRRSSCFTTEVDYERVKSELIGESGTDGKSTERKIGTARPADSRAGKGSAGLPRLAERIGRCVERIGKFVSKKFTKNKQKTISKMKLR comes from the coding sequence ATGTATATGAAGGTTTTCCCATATGGAAAAGGAAATGGAACTGAGGCCATAAATTATGTCCTTGATCCGAAACGAGATGGGCGCGAAGAATCCCCTCCCGAAGTTCTGCGCGGAGATCCAGAAATTGTACAACGAGTGATCGGTTCAACTGACCGTGTCTGGAAATACACTTCCGGCGTTCTTTCTTGGTCGCCAGAAGATGAAATTTCACCACGAACTGAAAAAGAGGTCATGGACGATTTTGAAAGAGTGGCCTTCGCAGGCATGGAACCGGATCAGTATTCCATCCTTTGGGTTCGGCACAGTCATGCCGGACATCCTGAGTTGCACTTTATTATTCCTCGAACGGAACTCAGGCAGGATAAAGGCATGAATCCATGTCCTCCCAACTGGCAGAAACAATACGACGTTTGGCGCGACCTTTGGAATGAACGTAAGGAGTGGGCAAAGCCTGATGATTTGAAGAGGTCTCGGCTTACACAGCCGGGAAAAGATATGCATTCCCCAAAGGGGAAGCAGCTAAATGATTTTCGTAAAACAGTAACTGACTACTTGGTTCAAGGTATAACTGACGGATTGCTTAGGGATAGGAATGATTTGGTGAAGGCTCTCGAAGAGGTCGGTTACGCCGTACCGAGGCAGGGTAAGAAATATATTACCTTGGAGTTACCAAAAGATAAAAAGCGTGCTCGACTTAAAGGAGGAATATATGAATCATCTTGGAGATCTGACAGAGAAATTAAAAGAGAAGATGGACTCACGGTCTCAGGAGGCCGAGCAAGCCGCCAAGAACGTATTGGAAGACTTGAGCGAGAACTTGCTGAAATATGCCGAAAGCGAACTGAATACCATCATCAGCGATATGGACACCCATCTTCAGAAGCTAAGGAAAAAGCAATCCAAAATCTCAGCGTATCACTGGAAGCAAAACATTTTGGCAAACATTATATCCGCTCTGCTTCTAATCGTAATCTCAGTCTGCATAACCGGATACTTCGGTTTGCGAATTCAAGACCGCAGCGAGGCGTTGAGTCAACTCACGGCCAAGGTTTCAAGTTTGAAGAAACAAGAAAGCCAGCTCAAGAATTGGGGAATCACAATGCACCAGCAGAGCAATCAAAGATTTCTGGCCTTCCCAAAGGGAACGAATCTGGAAATAGTAAAAACATCAAACGGCGATCCAGCTGTTTTACTACAGAGGTAGATTATGAACGAGTTAAGTCAGAGCTTATCGGAGAGTCTGGAACGGATGGAAAAAGCACAGAAAGAAAGATTGGAACAGCAAGACCAGCGGATAGCCGAGCTGGAAAAGGAAGTGCAGGGTTGCCAAGACTTGCAGAGCGAATTGGACGGTGTGTTGAGAGAATTGGAAAATTTGTTTCCAAAAAATTTACAAAGAACAAGCAAAAAACAATAAGTAAAATGAAACTACGCTAG